Genomic DNA from Triticum dicoccoides isolate Atlit2015 ecotype Zavitan chromosome 4B, WEW_v2.0, whole genome shotgun sequence:
GTGAATGGACTTGAGGCTACCTTAAAAGTGTAGGTTGTCGAACCGCAAGATGTGCACCATAATGCCGAGGAAATAATCCAGGCTCAAGTAATTCAAATCAACAAAAGCACCAAGGCTCATCGATAAATACTCGACAAATCTAAAAGATCCGTCACGTGAGGACACAAACTTAAACTCCGCAAGAGTAGTTGCACCAAACCCGTGACGGAAACATAACCACGTTATGTTGTGTCGCCCGGAAAAGCCTCGTCGCAtcagaaaaagaatcaaatgacATTTATTTTCAAAAACGCTATGTCCATGGCTAGTATGTTGCCATTGAAGAACACGTTTTTCTTCCTAAAAACTAAAAAACACATGTACGAGCACCCGATGTTTCCCTCACCGTACAATGCTAAACAGGAGGCGAGCGAAACCTGATAGATTCAAAGGCGGGTGCGCTTCCTTTTCCCCTGGAACACTATGATCATTGCCGTGTACACATTTTACATGTTTGTTGTTGCTGAGAAAAGTAGTCAAATGCTTTTTAGCTTTTTTAAATTACAAATGCTTTTTTAGGTAGAGGtaagtttttttttgagggggaAAGATAAGTTTTTTTTAGCACAAGGTAAGGTttagtttttttttgagggggagGTAAGGTTTTTTTCTATCCCGCAAAAAAAAAGGTCTACTTTTTTTTAACTAAAAAAAAAGGTTTAGTTACAAAACGAAAACAAACGTGGCCTAAATCTGCAAGCCCAGGCATGAAAGGAAGGCCATAATCATAATAACTCAGCCTCCTAGAGGCCCAATAAAAGAAAAAACCCCACCCAACCTCGCCCGAGTCGGCTGCCACTGCCACCATTTCTCTCTCACCGTCTGCCTCCTTCCTCGCGTGCGTGCGGTCCCCGGTCCCTGTACGTCCTGCCCTAGCTACCTCCACCACTCCGGCACAGGTcgcccggcggcggcggtggcgttgcACTATCCTGGTAACCCCACCCCTTCCTCTATCTCTCGCCCTCTCTTCCCGGCGATGAAGTATTTGGGTTCTGGGGGGCAGAATGCCCTACAACTAACTACTGTAGATAGGGTCCGTGTCGTGCTGAATTCCAGCACCCACCCCACAGAAACCGTCGCGCCTCATCTCATCTTGGCGCGTGCTAGCGTTTGATTTCCCTTCTGTTGCGAAATTTCCCTTGTTTTTAAGCCGCCGCGTTAGTTCATCGGATTAGTACGGATGTCTGAGTGAAACCTAGATGGACTAGTTTGTTTCGGTAgtgtgggttccttttccttacaaTATTACCCCCTCTTTTAGTAAATTACAAAATTCTTGATTTCTCACTGCCTTGTGTCATTGTGTGGAAGTCGATCCTTCCTTGATCAGGGGCGCCTTCTGCACATCTTGGATTGACTAGTTAGTTTTGTGCAATGCAGGGATATAACTACACTTGAGAGCCTATCCTAATGTCATTGCATATCTTTTATGCCCTAATCAGCCAGTCCTCATCTTCCCATCGATAAAGTTATTCGTATATTCATGCTGTCACTAGTGCCGGTAATTATTAGTGATTCAGATGACTCATCATGAAAGCTGATGCTGTTGATCTGGTTCTCTTACAATTATATGATGAAATGTGGGTGCAATTCTGAATTGCTTGTTATCAATACCACGAGTCGCCTGCATGGACAAGGTGAATGATATGTGGGTGCATAGTTATGATTAGTGGTGACATGTGTTCAGGTGCCACGAGCAATGGTGAGGAGCCGCTCTCCCAAGGGCGAAGATGACGGCAGGCGACGAAGCACTCCTAGGAGAAGTtctgatgagcaaggaggaaggaaGGAAAAAGGTCCTATAAGCCTCTTGGTGCGTAACATCCCTCATAACTGCAGGTACAGAATTTTGAACCCCTCCGCCTGCTATTTATACTTGGCCATGTTTCACGTTTGTGGTTTCTAACTTGCTTGTCCTCATGATTTTCACAATTTCCTGCAGATACGAAGATCTTCAAGTTCCTTTTGCAAAGTTTGGTCCTGTTCGGGATATTTACATGCCAAAAGATTACTACAGTGGGTAAGTGTTACCAAAGCGCCAACTGATTTTCTCTCATTAGACATTTAGGCATGTTCGACCACTGAAGATCCAGCGGCTTTTGAAGCTTCATTGCTTCATGTCCTCTCTTACTGATGATGTGCTTGAAGAGTTAGAAGAGCAACCTTTTGGGGTGCTTTTCTTCTGCTCATATGGAAAAATGATTGTTAATGTCTGCACGGCCCCAAACTCTGAGTCCTTACATACTGCATGGAGAAGCTGACCAGTGACATATCAATTTTGCATAAAAGCCCCACGCGTACCCTATTTCCTCCTTTTGTTTGTATTTGTTGCAAAATCCATAAATATTGCAGAATAGATTTATGATAAATGTATAAGCCTAGTAACTCATTGAAGTCTCAAACTTAAATTTTAACAACCTATAGACTATGGAGGATATAGTTACTTTATCTTCTGCTACTTATGTGTTCTCTTCTGGTATGAATCACTCTTTGGAATGATTTCCAGGATGTCTTGAAGTACATGTGATTAGATAgagtcctgtttggatactctaacttagctagaggttagagttagtttctagctcatgactaactctgaactaactctagccaaagaggtgtttggatgaaagggttagattgacaataaatgcactaggagaactagctccaattagcacctcttgggtgggatagttcttttgggtgggttagatgcaactagctcaaactagccctcatgtttggatactttagggctatttgagcccaaactagctcaaactaactctaacccatggatccaaacagggccaagatTCGGTTTGTTGGCAAAATTGGTGTTCTGAAGAGATGATGGTTTTACTGGACCTTCCATGTGAAAGTTATAGCAGCGAGAAGTTGGTTTCAAGTACTTTGATGAGTTTTCAAACATTTGAGGAATTTGAAGTGAATCGTTTTATGAAGATGTGATTGTGATTATACAACAAATTTGGCTACTAGAATAGCATGGGCTCTCAACTGGTTTTTGGGAAGCTCGCTACTATTTTGGTGAAAATGCTAGCAAGTTATTGGCTGTGTTTTGTGAAGAATCGTACAGGGTTAGCTTATACGAAACTGTGGTGGTAACTCGTCGGGCACATACTACTTTTTACCAATATGTGTTTTTAATTTGTATAGCATGGTCTGAATATTATTTATCTAACATTTTATAATTATTATATTAACATATGTGCTGTGCAGGGAGCCAAAAGGGTTTGCTTTTATTGAGTTTTTTGACTCCCATGATGCTTCTGAGGCTCAATATCACATGAACTGTAAGCTGTTTTGCGGACGTGAGATTAAAGTTGAGCCTGCCACGGATAAACGGAAACGGCCCGAAGACATGCGTAGACGAACTGGAGTAAGGTAGGCCATACCCATCACTATGTTAGAAGTTTCTTCTGTTTCATTGTTTTTTTTGGAGAAAATTTGTATGTTTTATTTTTGTTAACTTGTGTTCCTGCTCTGCAGAGTTCATTCTGGTTCTAAAGGGCGCGATCTTTCTCGCCATGGTAATCTGTTTTATTTCATCTGCTATACTTGTGTCCTTTTCATCATGATGCTTTGCCGAATTCTGGGGAGTTTAGGTGATCTTCTTTTACTGATAGAAACTGTAAGCTGCCCACTTTATCTTTTGATGTTAGATAAACTCTTAAATATGAACACAAAAAAGTAGAGTCATGGTTCATTTAGTTTTATGcctacaaaagacccaaagtggtaTGACCCTTCCCCGGAACCTGCGCAAGCAGGAGCTACGCGCACAAGGCTGCCCTGATATATATATTGCAATTCCTTTTCATTGGTTCTATCTTCACCGGACAGGCAGGCACTAGTTTTCCTGCCAGGGCCACGCCTGCTGGTATCTGGCAGAAAAATCTCCTTTTCAAAATTAATATCGTATTAGAATGAGTCTATACCATGTGCTACAATTGCAATATTGATAAATTGCTATCTTCCTTGAAGGACGGTCTCGTTCTCGTTCACACTCCCGTTCTCCTCGCCAAGGTGGTCGTGATAGATCACGGTATTTCAGTGAATCTTGCCAAATGAGTGCCTCACCATGAAGAAGTGtgcgaaatatttgatttattgTTAATAAGTGATCTCACCTACACTGTAGGTCACAATCTCCTGCCTCAAGAAGGCGTGGTGACTACTCTGCTTCACCAAAGAGAAAGGAAGAGTGCCAGGCAAAATCATCAGGACAATCAAAAGAATATGACAACGATAAGAAGCTGGGATCCTGTACTCCTGGTGGTAGAAGTGAATGTCATGACACTGACAATGATTCCAATGAGTAAGTTCTGTCCCTTCACTGCTGCTAAATTTTAATCAAGAAAAGTAGACAACCATGAGGACACCCTGAGGAGGCCAGTCCTTGAGCGCGTGTGGACTGGACACACACCTTTAGCCAACCGAGTGCTGCTTGTTTCTCGGCGTTTGCCTCTGTAACAGTACTGTATATGGCCAGGAGGCGGGCAACACGTGACTATTCTGCTGCACCAAAGAGAAAGGAAGCGTGCCAGACAAAATCACCAAGGCAGACAAATGAACATGATGAGGATAAGAAGCGTATATCTTTTAGTCCTGATAGAAACAACCGCCGTGATGCTGACAATGGCCACAATGAGTAGGTTCTGACATCCTGTTTCTACTGTGCTGCTAAATGCAGCTTGTGTAATCCAGTTATACTGTTCTAGAACTAATGTTGTCCATGCTCTCCTTCCAAGGCGAGATGACTACTCTACTTCATCAAAGAGAAAGGGAGAACGCCTGTCAAAATCACTAAGATTGTCCAAAGAACATGATAAGGATAAGAAGCGGAGATCCTATAGTCGTGATGATCGAAGTGACTGCCGTGATGCTGATAATAGTTTCAAAGAGTAAGTTCTCTTCTTTCACTGCTACTAAATGTGACTGCGAAATATTTAGTTAGCTAATATGGAACTAATACATGGATGTAGTTACGTCATCTTATTTAAAGGTTATTTTACTGCACAATTTGAGTACAGCATCAATCTTGTGTGTACAATAGCTAATCATCTGTGTACGACAATAGATTGTTTGTGATGTAAGCCTCGGCATACGCAAACTTAATTTATTCTCGACCAATAGTGTATTGCGGTCTATTcaatctatactacttgcatttcaTGTGTGATATTTTGGCCTTGTCGCGTACCCATAGGCCATGACATATACCACTACATCTGTCAAAATACATGAAGTTTTTACTGTGTCTTTCTTGAGATCTGTTACATCGGAAGTACTTATATCTTGATAGGGCTACATATCCTACTAGAAACATGTTACTACCGTGTGAGTATACATTATTCGCTATAGTGACACTGATATCATGCCCCAGAACCTTCTTTTTAGAGTTTGGTAATTATCTCCAGGACATAGTTGCACAGTTCATTGCCATCAGCATATATAATCTATTGGTGAGAAAAATTATCGCATTTAGCTATTGTTTTGACATGGTTGTGGTTGTATCCATGCTTTTTTATTACCATTGTGCTGCTCGCTGTTTGTATTACTGAACAGTGTTCTATTTAGGATTGGTTACATATTCTGTGTGCACAGTTCAGATTTATTTGTATGGTTGTCATATGAATAAATGGTTCATTGCATTCCTTTTGTGCATATCCACCATTGTAGTAACAATGTGTGTGTTGACAGGAGGCGGGCAACAACTGATGATAAGAGATCCTGTCCCCGCCAGAGGTCACCCAGACCATCCTCTGGATCACACTCAAGAAGGCGAGATGCCTACTCTGCTTCCCCAAAGGGAAAAGAAGAGCGTCGGGAACAATCACCAAGACAGTCAAAAGAACATGATAAACATAGGAAGCAGAGATCCAATACTCCTGATGATAGAAATGACTGCCATGGTGCTGATCATAGTCACAACGAGTAAGTTTTGTTTCTAAACTGTTACTAAAAGTTACTGGCATGATCTAGTTATGCTATACAGAACTTATGTTCATACTCCCCTGACCTAAGAATGCAAGGTGACTGCTCTACTTCACCAAAGATTAAGGAAGAGCGCCAGGCAAAATCATCAAGAGAGTCAGAAGAATATAACAAGGATACAAAGGGGAGATCCTGTGCCCCTCATGATAGAAATGACCGCCATGATGCAGTTAATGGTTCCAGAGAGTAAGTTCTCTTCCTTGATTGCTGCTAAATGTTACCGCCATGATCTAGTTGTGATAATCCAGGACTAATAGACTAATGGTGTTACACTTATTGGTGTCTCGAACTTCATCCCTTTATACCCCTTGCTTCAGTATATAGGTTACAGCCTGCAATAAATTGATAGTTGTTAGTTATCCTTTTTGGATTATTTTTTACCTGTACAGCACCAATCATGTGTGTGCAATAGCTGATCTCTGTGTTGGATAACATATAGTTTGTGATCAACCCTGGGCATACAGGCTTAGTTTTTTTCTCGCCCAGGAGTGTATTATGGTCTACTGGACCTATATTAATTGAATTCTATGGGTGATCTATTTAGCCTTCTCGCGTAGCCATAACCTGTACCACTATATTGTCTGCCAAAATATATGAAAATGGTCTACTCTTCCTTTCACAAGCATTATCATATTGAAAGTTCTTCCTTTCCTGCTAGGGCTACATATCCTTCTAGATGCATGTTAATTCTGAGTGAGTACACCATTCACCAGAACCTTCAGAGTTCACTGGCATCAGCTTTCCCAGAGCTGGCATTAAGTTAACAAAAGTATTATAACACTGCGCAGAGGACCACAAAGAACACAGAAATTACAAGCAAGTCCTCCCGTTTTACATTCAGGACCCCAAGAGagaacacaaaaacacaatcaatTCCTGAATTGTCTGGTGACCTCGCCGGAGATGCCTTGGCCACCACCTGTGGCCACAGCCTTATCAGCGTAGGTCAAGGAAAGTAGGGCCTCTCTTCTGGAGGTTGAAGAAAAGGGGAGGTCGGAGTTTGCCGGCAAATCCACATGAAGCCAGCATTGCACCCAAGTCGCCCAAATCGCACGTCGGAGATAAATCTTTGTTTGATCTGAAGCTCCGGCGGCGGAGGTCGGTGCAGAGGAAGATGAGAAAGCTCTGATGCCAGCTGATAACCCCTTGGCATGCCGGCTCTGCAATGTCCCGAGCCAGATCCGCCATCCTCTCCCCTAACGCCACAGCAGTGCCTAAGAGAGCATGTCAGAGCAGCTCGAAAAACCTCTAGATCCGTCGTCCACATGAGTTTATTTTCAAAGCCGTCGATGGATCCACCCCTTTCAGCCGCTGTCCACCATGGATGGAAACTAGATGTAGTGGCCTCCACCGGTCGCCGCTCAGGGGCGCCGATGCCAAGCTTCTCAACGGCATATAGCCAAACGCTATCAAGGCAAACCACGATGACCTAGATCTACCCTGACAATACAGGGCAGCGACACGGCTCCCTTCCCATGCCCACTCCGGACGGTGGAGCCGCCGGAGGAGAAGGGGAGAGGAGCCGGGTTAGGGCAGGCGACTCTCAAGGAGACGAGGGGAGAGAGGGGAAGGAAGAGAATAAGAGCCCCTTGGCATCAGCTTATACAATACAGTATAATCTTTTGGCTAGAGAAGTCCTGATTTCACCTTAGTTCTGACTTCTGACAGGATTGTGGTTGCACCTTTGGTTTTTTGCACCATCGTACTGCTCACCGTTTAGGATTATTTAGATGAGGTGTGTGCATAGTTCAGAATTATTTCTATGTGGTCATATACGAGTAAATGGTTTACATTCCTTTTCTTTATGTTTGTATCTTTGTAGTAGCAATTTGCATGTCGACAGGAAGCCGGTAACACCTGACGATGAGGGGTCCCATGCCTGCCGGAGGTCACCCAGACCATCTTCTGGATCACGCTCAAGAAAGCGAGATGACTGTTCTGCTTCCCCAAAGAAAAAGGAAGAGTGCCGGGCAAAATCACCAAAACAGTCCATTGAATACAAGGATGAAAAGAGGAGGTCATGTACTTCTGATGATATAAATGGCCGACATAATGCTGTTAATTGTTACAAGAAGTAAGTTGTGTTCCTGCTGCTAAATGTTATTGACGTAATCTAGTTATGCTTTAGAGAATTGATGTTTTCAATCTTGA
This window encodes:
- the LOC119295715 gene encoding protein starmaker-like isoform X14, whose protein sequence is MVRSRSPKGEDDGRRRSTPRRSSDEQGGRKEKGPISLLVRNIPHNCRYEDLQVPFAKFGPVRDIYMPKDYYSGEPKGFAFIEFFDSHDASEAQYHMNCKLFCGREIKVEPATDKRKRPEDMRRRTGVRVHSGSKGRDLSRHGRSRSRSHSRSPRQGGRDRSRSQSPASRRRGDYSASPKRKEECQAKSSGQSKEYDNDKKLGSCTPGGRSECHDTDNDSNERRATRDYSAAPKRKEACQTKSPRQTNEHDEDKKRISFSPDRNNRRDADNGHNERDDYSTSSKRKGERLSKSLRLSKEHDKDKKRRSYSRDDRSDCRDADNSFKERRATTDDKRSCPRQRSPRPSSGSHSRRRDAYSASPKGKEERREQSPRQSKEHDKHRKQRSNTPDDRNDCHGADHSHNEMQGDCSTSPKIKEERQAKSSRESEEYNKDTKGRSCAPHDRNDRHDAVNGSRDSNLHVDRKPVTPDDEGSHACRRSPRPSSGSRSRKRDDCSASPKKKEECRAKSPKQSIEYKDEKRRSCTSDDINGRHNAVNCYKKKRDGYSASPKIKEECRAESPRPTKEREDNDGIDRTDADNGYNERRAGPDSASQKRMEKPPQAKSQSQSKEYDNGKKNGSCTHDDGKECRDADNGSKERRNDYSTSRKRMEDYMAKSSRQSKEHDDDKKRGSYTPDDRSHRSNADNGSRERRGDFSASGRRKEEYRGKSPRQLKEHGDNKKRGSYTPADRNDLRDVNNGCNEKLATHDGSRSPCPGRRSPRPS
- the LOC119295715 gene encoding protein starmaker-like isoform X15, with the protein product MVRSRSPKGEDDGRRRSTPRRSSDEQGGRKEKGPISLLVRNIPHNCRYEDLQVPFAKFGPVRDIYMPKDYYSGEPKGFAFIEFFDSHDASEAQYHMNCKLFCGREIKVEPATDKRKRPEDMRRRTGVRVHSGSKGRDLSRHGRSRSRSHSRSPRQGGRDRSRSQSPASRRRGDYSASPKRKEECQAKSSGQSKEYDNDKKLGSCTPGGRSECHDTDNDSNERRATRDYSAAPKRKEACQTKSPRQTNEHDEDKKRISFSPDRNNRRDADNGHNERDDYSTSSKRKGERLSKSLRLSKEHDKDKKRRSYSRDDRSDCRDADNSFKERRATTDDKRSCPRQRSPRPSSGSHSRRRDAYSASPKGKEERREQSPRQSKEHDKHRKQRSNTPDDRNDCHGADHSHNEMQGDCSTSPKIKEERQAKSSRESEEYNKDTKGRSCAPHDRNDRHDAVNGSRDSNLHVDRKPVTPDDEGSHACRRSPRPSSGSRSRKRDDCSASPKKKEECRAKSPKQSIEYKDEKRRSCTSDDINGRHNAVNCYKKKRDGYSASPKIKEECRAESPRPTKEREDNDGIDRTDADNGYNERRAGPDSASQKRMEKPPQAKSQSQSKEYDNGKKNGSCTHDDGKECRDADNGSKERNDYSTSRKRMEDYMAKSSRQSKEHDDDKKRGSYTPDDRSHRSNADNGSRERRGDFSASGRRKEEYRGKSPRQLKEHGDNKKRGSYTPADRNDLRDVNNGCNEKLATHDGSRSPCPGRRSPRPS
- the LOC119295715 gene encoding serine/arginine repetitive matrix protein 2-like isoform X5, giving the protein MVRSRSPKGEDDGRRRSTPRRSSDEQGGRKEKGPISLLVRNIPHNCRYEDLQVPFAKFGPVRDIYMPKDYYSGEPKGFAFIEFFDSHDASEAQYHMNCKLFCGREIKVEPATDKRKRPEDMRRRTGVRVHSGSKGRDLSRHGRSRSRSHSRSPRQGGRDRSRSQSPASRRRGDYSASPKRKEECQAKSSGQSKEYDNDKKLGSCTPGGRSECHDTDNDSNERRATRDYSAAPKRKEACQTKSPRQTNEHDEDKKRISFSPDRNNRRDADNGHNERDDYSTSSKRKGERLSKSLRLSKEHDKDKKRRSYSRDDRSDCRDADNSFKERRATTDDKRSCPRQRSPRPSSGSHSRRRDAYSASPKGKEERREQSPRQSKEHDKHRKQRSNTPDDRNDCHGADHSHNEMQGDCSTSPKIKEERQAKSSRESEEYNKDTKGRSCAPHDRNDRHDAVNGSRDNLHVDRKPVTPDDEGSHACRRSPRPSSGSRSRKRDDCSASPKKKEECRAKSPKQSIEYKDEKRRSCTSDDINGRHNAVNCYKKKRDGYSASPKIKEECRAESPRPTKEREDNDGIDRTDADNGYNERRAGPDSASQKRMEKPPQAKSQSQSKEYDNGKKNGSCTHDDGKECRDADNGSKERKDYSAAGKRKEERLASLPRQSKEHDEHKKRGSYTRDDRNDLRDADNGSKERRKDYSAAGKRKEERQASLPRQSKEHDEHKKRGCYTRDDRNDLCDADNGSKERRKDYSTGKRKEERQASLPRQSKEHDEHKKRGSYTPDDRDDPRDADNGSKERRNDYSTSRKRMEDYMAKSSRQSKEHDDDKKRGSYTPDDRSHRSNADNGSRERRGDFSASGRRKEEYRGKSPRQLKEHGDNKKRGSYTPADRNDLRDVNNGCNEKLATHDGSRSPCPGRRSPRPS
- the LOC119295715 gene encoding uncharacterized protein DDB_G0283697-like isoform X13 yields the protein MVRSRSPKGEDDGRRRSTPRRSSDEQGGRKEKGPISLLVRNIPHNCRYEDLQVPFAKFGPVRDIYMPKDYYSGEPKGFAFIEFFDSHDASEAQYHMNCKLFCGREIKVEPATDKRKRPEDMRRRTGVRVHSGSKGRDLSRHGRSRSRSHSRSPRQGGRDRSRSQSPASRRRGDYSASPKRKEECQAKSSGQSKEYDNDKKLGSCTPGGRSECHDTDNDSNERRATRDYSAAPKRKEACQTKSPRQTNEHDEDKKRISFSPDRNNRRDADNGHNERDDYSTSSKRKGERLSKSLRLSKEHDKDKKRRSYSRDDRSDCRDADNSFKERRATTDDKRSCPRQRSPRPSSGSHSRRRDAYSASPKGKEERREQSPRQSKEHDKHRKQRSNTPDDRNDCHGADHSHNEMQGDCSTSPKIKEERQAKSSRESEEYNKDTKGRSCAPHDRNDRHDAVNGSRDSNLHVDRKPVTPDDEGSHACRRSPRPSSGSRSRKRDDCSASPKKKEECRAKSPKQSIEYKDEKRRSCTSDDINGRHNAVNCYKKKRDGYSASPKIKEECRAESPRPTKEREDNDGIDRTDADNGYNERRAGPDSASQKRMEKPPQAKSQSQSKEYDNGKKNGSCTHDDGKECRDADNGSKERKDYSAAGKRKEERLASLPRQSKEHDEHKKRGSYTRDDRNDLRDADNGSKERRKDYSAAGKRKEERQASLPRQSKEHDEHKKRGCYTRDDRNDLCDADNGSKERRKDYSTGKRKEERQASLPRQSKEHDEHKKRGSYTPDDRDDPRDADNGSKECNLVMVIPELMFFIPHLPKKAK
- the LOC119295715 gene encoding protein starmaker-like isoform X12, with the translated sequence MVRSRSPKGEDDGRRRSTPRRSSDEQGGRKEKGPISLLVRNIPHNCRYEDLQVPFAKFGPVRDIYMPKDYYSGEPKGFAFIEFFDSHDASEAQYHMNCKLFCGREIKVEPATDKRKRPEDMRRRTGVRVHSGSKGRDLSRHGRSRSRSHSRSPRQGGRDRSRSQSPASRRRGDYSASPKRKEECQAKSSGQSKEYDNDKKLGSCTPGGRSECHDTDNDSNERRATRDYSAAPKRKEACQTKSPRQTNEHDEDKKRISFSPDRNNRRDADNGHNERDDYSTSSKRKGERLSKSLRLSKEHDKDKKRRSYSRDDRSDCRDADNSFKERRATTDDKRSCPRQRSPRPSSGSHSRRRDAYSASPKGKEERREQSPRQSKEHDKHRKQRSNTPDDRNDCHGADHSHNEMQGDCSTSPKIKEERQAKSSRESEEYNKDTKGRSCAPHDRNDRHDAVNGSRDSNLHVDRKPVTPDDEGSHACRRSPRPSSGSRSRKRDDCSASPKKKEECRAKSPKQSIEYKDEKRRSCTSDDINGRHNAVNCYKKKRDGYSASPKIKEECRAESPRPTKEREDNDGIDRTDADNGYNERRAGPDSASQKRMEKPPQAKSQSQSKEYDNGKKNGSCTHDDGKECRDADNGSKERKDYSAAGKRKEERLASLPRQSKEHDEHKKRGSYTRDDRNDLRDADNGSKERKDYSTGKRKEERQASLPRQSKEHDEHKKRGSYTPDDRDDPRDADNGSKERRNDYSTSRKRMEDYMAKSSRQSKEHDDDKKRGSYTPDDRSHRSNADNGSRERRGDFSASGRRKEEYRGKSPRQLKEHGDNKKRGSYTPADRNDLRDVNNGCNEKLATHDGSRSPCPGRRSPRPS
- the LOC119295715 gene encoding DEAD-box ATP-dependent RNA helicase 42-like isoform X8, yielding MVRSRSPKGEDDGRRRSTPRRSSDEQGGRKEKGPISLLVRNIPHNCRYEDLQVPFAKFGPVRDIYMPKDYYSGEPKGFAFIEFFDSHDASEAQYHMNCKLFCGREIKVEPATDKRKRPEDMRRRTGVRVHSGSKGRDLSRHGRSRSRSHSRSPRQGGRDRSRSQSPASRRRGDYSASPKRKEECQAKSSGQSKEYDNDKKLGSCTPGGRSECHDTDNDSNERRATRDYSAAPKRKEACQTKSPRQTNEHDEDKKRISFSPDRNNRRDADNGHNERDDYSTSSKRKGERLSKSLRLSKEHDKDKKRRSYSRDDRSDCRDADNSFKERRATTDDKRSCPRQRSPRPSSGSHSRRRDAYSASPKGKEERREQSPRQSKEHDKHRKQRSNTPDDRNDCHGADHSHNEMQGDCSTSPKIKEERQAKSSRESEEYNKDTKGRSCAPHDRNDRHDAVNGSRDSNLHVDRKPVTPDDEGSHACRRSPRPSSGSRSRKRDDCSASPKKKEECRAKSPKQSIEYKDEKRRSCTSDDINGRHNAVNCYKKKRDGYSASPKIKEECRAESPRPTKEREDNDGIDRTDADNGYNERRAGPDSASQKRMEKPPQAKSQSQSKEYDNGKKNGSCTHDDGKECRDADNGSKERRKDYSAAGKRKEERQASLPRQSKEHDEHKKRGCYTRDDRNDLCDADNGSKERRKDYSTGKRKEERQASLPRQSKEHDEHKKRGSYTPDDRDDPRDADNGSKERRNDYSTSRKRMEDYMAKSSRQSKEHDDDKKRGSYTPDDRSHRSNADNGSRERRGDFSASGRRKEEYRGKSPRQLKEHGDNKKRGSYTPADRNDLRDVNNGCNEKLATHDGSRSPCPGRRSPRPS
- the LOC119295715 gene encoding protein starmaker-like isoform X3 is translated as MVRSRSPKGEDDGRRRSTPRRSSDEQGGRKEKGPISLLVRNIPHNCRYEDLQVPFAKFGPVRDIYMPKDYYSGEPKGFAFIEFFDSHDASEAQYHMNCKLFCGREIKVEPATDKRKRPEDMRRRTGVRVHSGSKGRDLSRHGRSRSRSHSRSPRQGGRDRSRSQSPASRRRGDYSASPKRKEECQAKSSGQSKEYDNDKKLGSCTPGGRSECHDTDNDSNERRATRDYSAAPKRKEACQTKSPRQTNEHDEDKKRISFSPDRNNRRDADNGHNERDDYSTSSKRKGERLSKSLRLSKEHDKDKKRRSYSRDDRSDCRDADNSFKERRATTDDKRSCPRQRSPRPSSGSHSRRRDAYSASPKGKEERREQSPRQSKEHDKHRKQRSNTPDDRNDCHGADHSHNEMQGDCSTSPKIKEERQAKSSRESEEYNKDTKGRSCAPHDRNDRHDAVNGSRDSNLHVDRKPVTPDDEGSHACRRSPRPSSGSRSRKRDDCSASPKKKEECRAKSPKQSIEYKDEKRRSCTSDDINGRHNAVNCYKKKRDGYSASPKIKEECRAESPRPTKEREDNDGIDRTDADNGYNERRAGPDSASQKRMEKPPQAKSQSQSKEYDNGKKNGSCTHDDGKECRDADNGSKERKDYSAAGKRKEERLASLPRQSKEHDEHKKRGSYTRDDRNDLRDADNGSKERRKDYSAAGKRKEERQASLPRQSKEHDEHKKRGCYTRDDRNDLCDADNGSKERRKDYSTGKRKEERQASLPRQSKEHDEHKKRGSYTPDDRDDPRDADNGSKERRNDYSTSRKRMEDYMAKSSRQSKEHDDDKKRGSYTPDDRSHRSNADNGSRERGDFSASGRRKEEYRGKSPRQLKEHGDNKKRGSYTPADRNDLRDVNNGCNEKLATHDGSRSPCPGRRSPRPS
- the LOC119295715 gene encoding protein starmaker-like isoform X1, producing the protein MVRSRSPKGEDDGRRRSTPRRSSDEQGGRKEKGPISLLVRNIPHNCRYEDLQVPFAKFGPVRDIYMPKDYYSGEPKGFAFIEFFDSHDASEAQYHMNCKLFCGREIKVEPATDKRKRPEDMRRRTGVRVHSGSKGRDLSRHGRSRSRSHSRSPRQGGRDRSRSQSPASRRRGDYSASPKRKEECQAKSSGQSKEYDNDKKLGSCTPGGRSECHDTDNDSNERRATRDYSAAPKRKEACQTKSPRQTNEHDEDKKRISFSPDRNNRRDADNGHNERDDYSTSSKRKGERLSKSLRLSKEHDKDKKRRSYSRDDRSDCRDADNSFKERRATTDDKRSCPRQRSPRPSSGSHSRRRDAYSASPKGKEERREQSPRQSKEHDKHRKQRSNTPDDRNDCHGADHSHNEMQGDCSTSPKIKEERQAKSSRESEEYNKDTKGRSCAPHDRNDRHDAVNGSRDSNLHVDRKPVTPDDEGSHACRRSPRPSSGSRSRKRDDCSASPKKKEECRAKSPKQSIEYKDEKRRSCTSDDINGRHNAVNCYKKKRDGYSASPKIKEECRAESPRPTKEREDNDGIDRTDADNGYNERRAGPDSASQKRMEKPPQAKSQSQSKEYDNGKKNGSCTHDDGKECRDADNGSKERKDYSAAGKRKEERLASLPRQSKEHDEHKKRGSYTRDDRNDLRDADNGSKERRKDYSAAGKRKEERQASLPRQSKEHDEHKKRGCYTRDDRNDLCDADNGSKERRKDYSTGKRKEERQASLPRQSKEHDEHKKRGSYTPDDRDDPRDADNGSKERRNDYSTSRKRMEDYMAKSSRQSKEHDDDKKRGSYTPDDRSHRSNADNGSRERRGDFSASGRRKEEYRGKSPRQLKEHGDNKKRGSYTPADRNDLRDVNNGCNEKLATHDGSRSPCPGRRSPRPS